From a single Oxalobacter vibrioformis genomic region:
- a CDS encoding IS5 family transposase (programmed frameshift), with the protein MRPAYRRHDISDQAWALLEPHLPGQPGQWGRIAKDNRTFINAVFWILRTGAPWRDLLPEYGKWGSVHQRFIRWRDKGIWERLLEILIDEPDFEWLLIDASHIKIHPHAAGARGGNQGMGRTKGGFNSKIHLAVDANGMPVRCLVTSGTVADCTQASRLMDGISPRHLVADRGYDSNAILDHAKSRNIIPVIPPKRNRKEKRSYDRQIYQKRHLVENVFLYLKRWRGIATRYAKNLATFAAAVQVRCIALWLNALTILK; encoded by the exons ATGAGACCAGCGTACAGACGCCACGACATATCCGACCAGGCCTGGGCTTTACTTGAGCCCCACCTTCCAGGACAGCCTGGTCAATGGGGCAGGATAGCCAAAGATAACCGCACCTTCATTAATGCTGTATTCTGGATATTACGCACAGGCGCCCCCTGGCGTGATCTTTTGCCGGAGTACGGAAAATGGGGGAGCGTTCACCAGCGCTTCATCCGCTGGCGCGACAAGGGCATATGGGAGCGCCTGCTGGAAATCCTGATAGATGAGCCTGATTTTGAATGGCTTCTGATAGATGCAAGTCACATCAAGATTCACCCGCACGCGGCGGGGGCAAGAGGAGGCAACCAGGGCATGGGGCGCACAAAAGGGGGCT TCAACTCAAAAATACATCTGGCCGTGGATGCGAATGGTATGCCGGTCAGATGTCTTGTCACATCGGGTACCGTTGCAGATTGTACGCAGGCTTCACGGTTAATGGATGGGATATCCCCTCGCCATCTGGTGGCGGATCGGGGTTATGATTCAAACGCCATTCTTGACCATGCAAAATCCCGCAACATCATACCGGTCATACCCCCGAAAAGAAATCGCAAGGAGAAAAGAAGCTACGATCGGCAGATTTATCAGAAGCGTCACCTGGTGGAAAATGTCTTTCTTTATCTCAAACGCTGGCGGGGTATTGCCACAAGATACGCAAAAAATCTCGCGACATTTGCTGCCGCTGTGCAGGTGCGCTGTATCGCCCTTTGGTTGAATGCGTTAACCATACTCAAGTAG
- a CDS encoding tetratricopeptide repeat protein has translation MKTILKTFLVLCLCTIANVAFSNGSTNADQLFDQEKFQEVLQIYLLPEHNQDSNNQNRIGYIYLKEFKDEKKAFHWFMKSAEQGDMYGQYNLGQLYKQGIGGRKDYQQAFQWLSKAAEQGHAKAMATLGNLYADGLGVEKDEVKAVTWYVEAAKKDDRDGQCNAAGIFTHGTVINTSYHNARLLLEWCLKSDPDDDCCLERMAVLYSKGWGVKQDRKKAHELRTKAATNGNAVAMYMLAGDFDYGIGVEKNPKAALEWYLKAAEKGESYAMYRLYEVYEYGKLGQSVDKTRATAWKAKAEAAMKEEGVTRNELMDRMRLRMEAESPT, from the coding sequence ATGAAAACCATCCTGAAAACGTTTCTGGTTTTGTGTCTTTGCACCATTGCCAATGTGGCTTTTTCCAATGGTTCTACAAATGCAGATCAGCTCTTTGATCAGGAAAAGTTTCAGGAAGTATTGCAAATTTACCTGCTGCCAGAGCACAATCAGGATTCCAACAACCAGAACAGGATAGGGTATATCTACCTGAAAGAATTCAAGGATGAGAAAAAAGCCTTTCACTGGTTTATGAAATCAGCCGAACAGGGTGATATGTATGGACAGTACAACTTGGGACAGTTGTATAAACAGGGGATCGGGGGCAGAAAGGATTACCAGCAAGCCTTTCAATGGCTCAGCAAGGCGGCTGAGCAGGGACATGCTAAAGCCATGGCCACTCTTGGCAATCTCTATGCAGATGGGCTTGGTGTCGAAAAGGATGAAGTAAAAGCGGTAACGTGGTATGTTGAGGCCGCCAAAAAAGATGACCGGGATGGTCAGTGCAATGCGGCGGGTATCTTTACGCACGGTACGGTTATCAATACGAGTTATCACAATGCACGCCTTCTGCTTGAATGGTGCTTGAAGAGTGATCCTGACGACGATTGTTGTCTTGAGCGCATGGCGGTGTTGTATTCAAAAGGCTGGGGCGTGAAACAAGACCGGAAAAAAGCCCACGAACTCAGGACCAAAGCGGCGACCAACGGCAATGCCGTTGCCATGTATATGCTGGCGGGTGATTTCGATTACGGTATTGGTGTTGAGAAGAATCCCAAAGCGGCACTGGAGTGGTACCTTAAAGCGGCCGAAAAAGGAGAAAGCTATGCCATGTATCGCCTGTACGAAGTCTATGAATACGGCAAGCTGGGGCAGTCAGTGGACAAGACACGGGCAACAGCATGGAAAGCCAAAGCTGAAGCGGCCATGAAAGAAGAGGGTGTGACCCGTAATGAGTTAATGGACAGGATGCGCCTCAGGATGGAAGCAGAGTCGCCGACATAA